ACATGATGAAGCTATAGAAAATTAAGGAGTCTGTTAAGCTAAAGCAATCTTTTTCAGGTTCCCGCATCTATCAACTGTAGGTTGCTTGAACATCAAAGAGGGGGAGTGatgtttttatataatttatacaaGAACAACCATGGAGGCATCCTTGGAGATGACATGTGAGtagaattataaaattttgaattgctCATGTAGTTGAATTTCTGTTTCTGTAGTTTtcgaaaaatgttttcggttTTGTGTCTTGAGAAGTActttgaaaaaagtaaaaattgaaaagaggTGATTGTGGGGCCGCATTTGAAAAGGTGTTATTTGTGGGGTCACATTGCAAAATAGaaagtgttttgatttaattctgaaaataattttttttcaaaatataaaagaaacaaagcaaaaaaggaaactttttttttttttttttatttgaacctATTGGAAGTTGGCCTCCAGGCCGCCACCCCTTCCTCGGAGAGGTCCTCACCCCCACTGGGGGTGGGGTGGAGTTTCACCCTTCCCTTACAAGGTGAGTTCCACCCTATCTTTCGTCTACAGGAGTGGATATCCACCATTGCAGAGGTTGGGCAAGAGTATGGAGTTCCACCCATGTCGCCTTTTGAGTGGTGGAGGGGGTGAAAATCCAAACCCTCACCACCTTCTGCGCGGGTGGACACCGAAAGGGAGACCTACCTTTAAATTCCAATGAAGgaacctatcaaaaaaaaaaaaaaaaattccaataaagGAGTGGCTGCCTCCACCCCATGGAGGCCAACCTCcactgtttatttttgtttatttatttatttttatttttatttttataactaaCAAGGTCAGCCTTGACCTTTTCTTGTGCATCTTTGGACAAACTGAGCCGTATCTTCAAAGATGCTTCACTTGCTTTTCTAAGAACTAAGCATGTGTTTTCAAAACATTCTGATATAAATCTAGAAGAAGTCTTccaaaaagtattttgttttctgaaaagtgttttgtgtttatcTTGAAAAGAGAATTAGTGGTGGTCACATCTAAAAACTTGTTTGGATAACTATTGTTCGAAAAATGATTTCCAGTGTTTAAAGAGTAAAAGAGTCTTACAAAATTTTACGAAAAACTGTGCCTAAATTTTCCTGAAATTAACTAAGAAAATGCTGTTGGGTATTATGCAGTCCACAACCAATTGTTTGAAGAGTGTTTTGCCGTAATTATATATCCTGACAGTGTGATATCCATGCATTCCATCTTGATGGTTGCATCTCATTGCGGAAAATGGTCCCTTTCTCAGTGGCCACTTAAGTGGGACCAACACTGTGTACTAACCCTCCTGATGTTGTTATACTGTAAAATTCTTGGACCAAGTAGAAGGTAGGGGTGTGTGCACTcttgtttgtgtttatttgttgCATAGGtgcatatgcatgcatgtggCTTTGCTGCTTTTGATTTCCATGTCAAACTTCCTGGTGGAATAATCAAGATAttcttcctattttaaatttgaacagGGGACTTGGCAAGACCATTCAAACAATTGCCTTCCTGGCTGCTGTGTATGGTAAAGAAGGAGAAGGTTTTCATTCCACGATACTGAAGGAAAATCAGGTTGGCAAAAAGGACCCAGTACTAATAATTTGCCCCACTTCTGTTATCCACAATTGGGAGAGTGAATTCTCTAAGTGGGCAACCTTTAGTGTTTCTGTTTACCAAGGTGCAAACCGCGATCTGATATATGAGAAATTAGAAGTAGGTGCGGTTGAGATTCTTATTACCAGTTTTGACACATACAGAATTCATGGCGAAATATTGTCCGAGGTTAAATGGGAGATTGTAATTGTTGATGAGGCGCACCGGCTTAAGAATGAAAAGTCAAAGCTTTATGGAGCATGTTTAGAAATTAAAACCCCAAAACGTTTTGGTCTGACAGGAACCGTAATGCAGAATAAAATAATGGAATTGTTTAATCTCTTTGACTGGGTTGCACCAGGGTCCTTGGGAACACGGGAACATTTCCGGGAGTTTTATGATGAACCCCTCAAGCATGGTCAGAGGTCAACTGCTCCTGAAAGATTTGTACGGGTTGCTGATGAGCGAAAACAGCATCTAGTGGCAGTTCTTCGTAAATACATGTTAAGAAGGACAAAGGAGGAGACTATTGGGCATCTTATGATGGGGAAGGAGGATAATGTCGTATTCTGTGCCATGAGTGAATTGCAGAAACGGGTGTACAGTAGAATGTTACAACTACCAGAAGTCCAATGCCTTATAAATAAGGACCTTCCATGTAGCTGTGGAAGCCCTCTTACTCAAGTCGAATGTTGCAAAAGGACTGTACCAAATGGAATCATTTGGCCTTACCTTCACAGGGACAACCCAGATGGTTGTGATTCGTGCCCCTTTTGCCTTGTCCTTCCTTGCCTTGTCAAGTTGCAACAGGTGATTGagcttttaaaatttgtttcagTTTTGTATTATTACTACAATGGACACTGAACAGTAAATAGGTTTTTAGACGTTGTTGTAGTTTGGATGAATGGTTTAAATAACAGGTGAAGGCTCGTTACTGTTACGTAGCGTACCTCACACATCTCATTATATAGGTTTTGAGAAATataacaatgaccaaaatactcACAAACCCTATAACTCTCACAAActctaataactcttctaacactcccttCAAGCTGGGCTTATAGTCCCCTCATCTTGAAAGAAAtaagcaaatgaaaaatatactCTAATACTCTCCCTCAAGCTGGAACAACTTGGAGTACACAATACAAAGACAAACTtataaaaaacatgaaatagAAATTGCGCTAAACCAAACATAAAGAAGCTGAAATTCCACAAAAACGCAACACCAAACCAAAATTCGCCAAAAACTTCAACACCAATCGAAAACTCGCTGGAAAATTGAACTTGTGGTCAAATCCTACTGCTAAAACACCAAGGTTGGTTGAATCTCACTGGAAACACCAATAAGTGATCGGAAACCACCGTAAAACACCAAGGCTGATCAGATCTTGCCGCAAAATACTAACAGTTGATTGGATCTCACCGCAAAACTCCAAGGTCGGTTGGATCTCACTAGAAAATACCAAGAGCCGGTCGAAACCCACCGAAAAGCACCAAGGCTGGTCGGATTTCGACAGCCAACTACAACGATCATGATTCCAGTGATCAATACCACCAACAACCAACGGCGATCACTATTGATGATCAATACTACCAACAATAACATTTGATTAATGATCAATACAACCAATAACAGTCAACCAACTACAACGGAGGTTACTGGGGCTGAAGAAATCACCGGTAAACACCACAAAAGCCATAGAAAAccacattttcttcaaaaacttaCCGGAAATTTTCCAACGAAAGCCAGACCTTACCCACGACAACCACAAGGATACTACCCGAGCCATCCAACtatcaaaacaccaaaaacaacgCCAATGACTGTCGCAAAACACCAGAGCCATTGAAGAGCCTCACCAACCACTGCGAAACACCGAGATTCGACTGAGAATAGCCACAGAAATTGTCGAGCTACCAAAACCAACATCCTAAGTATACAGGTTGGGGGTTGGGCAGAActgaaaatgatataatttttcttttcttttgccaGAGACTTTCCGATCACCATGAACAGCTCTTTTAAAGCTTTATCAAGGCACTGCCCATGTGGGCTCTAAACCCACACGGGTGCTGCCACACTGGTAGAATTGTTCATATGGACCCTCCCTTGAACTTACCAACGGCTATTAAAGTTAAGAGTTATGTAGGTTGTGCCATTACCTAAAGTAAAGTTGTTTCCAGCTGTTTTATATCGTTATATTTAATATTGTGATCTTACTTCTTGTTTACCTTCTAGATCTTCTAAAGATTAGATTGTAACTGCTAGGACCACCTTTGGTGGATTTCACATGTACTGAAGCTATTCTACTTTTCTTAAATAAGGTTATAGcatatttaaccaaaaataaaataaatttctgcCTTTTTACACGTGTAATATTTGGACACAGATAAGCAATCACCTGGAATTGATTAAGCCTAACCCTAAGGATGACCCagataaacaaaagaaagatgCAGAGTTTGCCTCGGCTGTCTTTGGCCCTGATATTGATTTGGCAGGAGGGAATACCCAAAGTGAGAGCTTCATGGGCCTAAGTGACGTCAAACATTGTGGCAAAATGCGAGCACTGGAAAAGCTAATGTTCTCATGGCTTTCAGAGGGCGATAAAGTACTTTTGTTCAGTTACTCTGTCAGGTAATGTATAGCTGGCGTGGCAATTGTGAATCCAATTAGATAGACCAAACTTCACATTAATCAACTCGATTCAAATTATGCACTTTGGACAAATTTATAATAGCTAGAAAAGGGAAGCATTCCTAAGAGTGATAGCAAGACATAAAAAAGTTGTGTGCTGGTTCTGTGAGAATTTGGCAAGAGAGTCCTGAACTGCTGCCATTTGATGTTGACCTGTGTCTAAAAGCTGGTACTTTCCTATATGTTACTCAAAATTCAAGGGCCAGCTCCCAAGTATCTGCTTGAAATTCTTAGATTATTGATGAGGCTACTTGTTGCTAAAGGGTTCTTAGAACTTTAGCAAGCATAGTAAAAGGaggcgaagaagaagaagaaatagacAATAAATTAAAGGGTAGATGGCGATTCTTATTTTGTGAAGTAGTAAAAATATTCATTGGGTATAAGGGCAAATTGTTATCCTGTCCAGTCTCACAACTAGCGAGCGGTGTACGAACTATTTTGCGTTCCAGATCCTTAAGATTGGTAGATGTAAAGATAGGCAAATATGTTCTTTCAGGAAATATTTTGAGGTTTTCTTTGTGTTGTACTTTTCTGTTACTTATAAAGGTTATACAGTTAACATTTATGAGGACTAGTGTGAGCATTTTCAGTGAATTCTGTGTGTATGCCTTATTTTGTTGGGTGTGTCTCTTTCTCTGCTCCTGAAGTTGATCTACTCTTCTCAGGATGCTGGACATACTCGAGAAATTTCTTATTCGCAGAGGCTACTGTTTCTCAAGACTCGATGGTTCCACTCCAAGTAACTTGCGCCAGTCTCTAGTGGATGACTTCAATTCAAGTCCAAGCAAACAAGTAcactttcaaattaaaaatttaagattaAGTTTGTGATCCAAATCACTAAATGGACTCTAAATTCTTGTTTCAGGTATTCCTTATATCAACTCGAGCTGGGGGGCTTGGATTGAATCTTGTCAGCGCAAATCGTGTGGTAATATTTGATCCGAACTGGAATCCTGCCCAAGACTTACAGGCCCAGGATAGGTCCTTTCGGTTTGGGCAGAAGCGGCATGTTGTGGTTTTCCGCCTTCTTGCAGCTGGTTCCCTTGAGGAACTTGTTTATTCCCGTCAGGTGTACAAACAGCAGCTATCGAATATAGCTGTTTccggaaaaatggaaaaacgaTATTTTGAAGGTGTCCAGGTACATAATAAGCCCCTCAGTTTTGGTTGCTGGCATCattcttgattttatttttattttttttaatttctaatggtAGAGTTCTTGCTTTTCACTTCATTAGCACCTTTTCAGGATTGCAAGGAATTTCAAGGCGAGCTTTTTGGAATCTGCAATTTATTTCGTGATCTATCTGATAAGCTCTTTACAAGTGAGATCATTGAATTACATGAAAAGCAGGGTCAAGAAGATGGGCATCATCTTAGTACAAAACAAGGGTTAACTGAACTTGGAAACAATTTTGTTTCATCAAAAGAAGTGGATGTAACATTTTCATCTGAATCTGAAACCAGGGTGCCTAGTGATTCTGAGAGGGCTAAAACAAGTAAACCAGCACTCGAAAACATGGGTGcgcttgtctttttctttgtaattcAATTTCTTAGTTCCTATTTCTCTTCATTTGCATTCGAAAACATGGGGGAATGATTTCACATATTCATTAATTTGTGTAATGATCATTGTGTTTAGGAATTGTATATGCTCATCGTAATGAAGACATAGTCAATGTTGGAGCTGGGATTCAAGGGAAGATGGATTTAAGCATCCCTGAGAATGATAGGCTTAAGCAACCATGCATCCCTAAGGCAAGGAGAAGCAAACCAGAGTTTTTAAGTGAGAAGGAAAATATTTCTTCAATCAAAGACAAGAAGAGAAGACAATACAGCCTCCTTGCTCAGTTTGTGGGTATAGGAGAGCTTGAATTTAGCAAGTGGTTACTTTCTGCAACTCCTTTGGAGAGGGAGAAAGTGCTTCGAGACTTCAAAAAGAGGAAGGAGAAGATACCTAATGGTTAAAGCACTTCCTAGTGCAGAAATATAAGTCTTTTTCCACCTTCACATGTCTTCAACATAACAGCTGTAACTGATTAATGTACATTATTGTATCATAAAGATGTATTATAGCAGATTTCCCTTGTCTTTTTGTACAGCATTTTTGTAAGATTTTGACTGTATTAACTCAGAAAGTGATGCTAGCTGTTGTCCAATTTTTCAGCATAGCCGGAAATTGCATTGCCTTTGGCACTCTTATTTATCCAAAGGGCGTGACTGGGATTTTTTTCTGGGCAAATAAAACAGCTAAACagacaaacaaaaacaagaggaaaaaaaaaaaaaaaaaaagtgataaatgcaaaattggttcCAGACTTCCAGTTGTTTGGGTTTTGACAattagttttttgaattttaaaaagtgattaagcATTTTCTGAGgtaaacacacaaaaaaaaaaaaaaaaagggtcaatgTCGTTAGAAAAGTTGGGAGAATTCGTTAATATCACACATGGGTGGAACTAGGACTTGCTAATTGGGGGGACGAACTTGTGTGGAGTGAGTTCTTCAAGATTCATGGCTTTTATAGCGAAGGGTCACTTTGAAATTGAAACTCTAAGAGCATCCGAgcttaaatttgaagagaaaaattcactttttaaatttggagtcacttttaaaatgaatcaaCCATCAAACTCACTATATCttcttttactttaattaaatattattattattatttttaattcattttttgttattgatagatgatagagagaaaaaatgaatatataagcttaaaaaactaaataacttttaGTTTTTGGCTCTTAGTGTTTGGAGAACATTGttgatcaaagttaaatttaaaataaagtaaagagttttgttaaatgactttttttgtgaaattttctttttcttttttttttcttgatttttttttttttgttaaaaaaaaaaaaaagaaggaaatttaaAGAGCCGTTCTAATTAGTCCAACCACAAATCTTGACCTCTTCTCTCCTTTTGAGCACCCCTTCTCATTTGACAGAAGCCAACCTAAATCCCCAAAAACTTTCTCAACAAACAAACATTCATTGGACAAAATGGACTCCATAGCTGTTGGCGTTTCTCCTGTAGAAACTCTCACCGATGGAagtgttgaagatattttttataaaatcagCTTCTTTCTTTGATCTGGAAGCGGGGAACATGCTCACATGGAACCCATCTTTCTCACCAACAAACAAGAAAGATTGTagctcagaaaaaaataaaataaaataaaaaagaaagaaaaaggaaaaggaaaaagaaaagaagcaagaaagaaagattgtgaggaaaaaaaataaaaaaagagattgTGAGGAAGAAGTCAATTGAGGTGGTCAGGTCTAGTATGCTTGTTGGTTAGGGTCTATGCTAGCTAGGTGATTGAAGTAGTGTAGGCATGCAATTGTGCTGGTTGGAAAGGGAtctgatcctctccatttcaaatgaaatggaggagACACGTTTAGTTAAAACAATATagcatttttgtccaaaacaaatattttggataaattttggacaaaaatgtcATCTAGTTTTAACTAAATAGATcccctccatttcaaatgaaatggagaggatccttctccgtTGCGAAGAGGGAAGAGAGAACAAAATTGATACGCCAAAATGGGGGGACATTCGTCGCCCACCAGTGAATGTGAGTTCGCCCCTGGTCAACACATCAACatcaattataatatttaaactttttgacaaaaattaaggCACGGATATTTTTGCAAGTACAAATAAATTCGGATAAATACCttaatctttacaattttttttttttttctaaaacaaatgggagtattttgaaaaaaaagttaatgaataggtaaaattacaaacaattaaaagacaaacacacTAAATTGAGATAAATTGAACTTTATGGAGGACATTACAAAAGTGATAACAATTCAAGAGGGTAAAGCtaagttttccttttcttttctttttttttcgagTATTGCTACCTATTACACCTGCATTTCACTCTCATCTCATTAGGCTAATGTGATAATGTCcattaactctttttctttttttttttaattttaaattttaaaaaaactaccAGATTCAAGGACTAATGAACATTGCTACATCAGcttaaaagaatcacaaatgGGAGTGTGATATAGGTGTGGTATGTAGtattacaattttctttttagtaagTTGTTCCACtggctttttaaaataaataaataaaccttcAATATGAGCAAGGAATTTATCCCTTTTCACTCTGACGATTAATAAAAGTTTTGATACCTCCATCAGATTTCTAAATTTAAACCAACAGCATTTCCAGACattctacttatcaaaaaacactTCTAGGCattctacttatcaaaaagcaCTTCCAGGCATTAAGACAATGTTGGCGGCTATCTTCTCTGCATCTTGAATCTGGAAACTGGCTTTGAAGGTTGGGAACTCGGGGGCTACAAAGGCCAAaatcattatattttacatCAATGGAGAAGCTACTAATCACCACACTGCATAAGATATATTATCAATTAGTGAGCCTACCTGTGATGAAGTACCAGATTGTTGActaaaatttgtttgaatattGTGAGTGTGCTCTATAATGGAGCCTGGAAAAGCCTGCAAACAATAGATGGTAATAAAATAATTGGTAAAGGCTGACACAGGTATTAGCTACTGTTCATTTCACCCAATTGACAAGTGATATACCTTGTGACTATCAAATCCTGGTTTTGAAGTCTGGTCAGGAACCTGTAAAACAAAGGCTGCTTACAGTACAAGATCTATTGAAGCTATTTAGTGTTTTTACATTTGTTTATATGCATGCTCTTGTACACATCACATTAGAATATTAGCAATTGTCACTAAGGTGGGGATTTCATAGACCTGTTTCATTCTTTTGAGATAGAGTACTTGAATGATGTGGATAAGAATTAAAATCAGACATCACTTCTCATGACTTTCACAAATGCCAATTCCAAATTGTTTCGTGGTATTTGAAATGAGGAAAAAGCACATTTTCCTAACAGAAGTTGCAGAAATTACAGAGCAAAAATCCAGAATCATGGAATTAAAACTGAGAAATCCTAGCACCAGTTTATTTCGCATCAATTGGCTTTTGAGAGTAACCACTATGGCGTCATTTAAATGTTTTAGCACaatgtatattttttcatttattcaTTCAAAGTAACAATCATTtccacaaattttatttttcaaccaGGTTCCTTAGTTGTGAATCAGTCTCAAAATTGTTTCCATTATAGACTTCTTCGTGACAAAAAGAATGATCCAATCAACTCTTCTTAAAATGCCATTCTGTATATGTAGGGGAACCATAAAATGACGCCACTTTTGCTGCCATGAAAGCATTAAAAGACACCATTCCATAACCTTCTTGACTGTTcccaagaaaaataatcaagatTTTGAAACTCATACGCAGACAAGAATGTATCAAAGGAAATGCTATAGAAAGGACAGATAACAATCTACCGAAGGAAcaccaataaaaaagaaatagatatGTGTTTGCATATAAGCGTCTGTGACCTGTAAGCTAAGTGCAACATCAGGTGGCCAGAGTAATATAATAATCACTACTTGCATGctgtttggaaagaaaataaatatgccAACACCAGAGAGCAGCAAGAGTGAGGTGGAGTTCAGAAATAAGCCATAGACACCTGACTTCTTGATGAGTTTGCTGCTTGAACATTCTCCTTCACTTCAGAAATCATGAAAGCCTTCTCAGGAGGACTGGATTTTATTGCATTGTGTGCCAAACTTGTACCATGTGATATTTCATCTGAAGAGACATGATACAGAAATCAGTTTTAGCAGAAATGACAAGTAGATATGAGCTTAACAACAATTGGCCAAAGTAACAAGCCGATCAATCCCACTCAACACTACTTAAGTGTCATTATGACTGTCAAAGTTATTATAGACTTGGTGGATCCACAATTAGTCAGAAGCCTCTCCTGTCAAAATCTGACACCATGAGAAGGAGAGGGGAGGAGAGGGGGGGTTGGGTGGATGGGAGATAATCATCAGTCTGAGCGTGTAGGGCATAATTAGtagtctatcaaagatctagAAATTAATCTGCtattcaagaaagaaaagaagaagaccaATACGAAAGAAATGATTAAAGACTAACCTTTGGGTACCGATTGCACTGTCAAACCTGTACACTGCATTTTagattattaaaaaatcaatgactcataaaaacatataatatcAGTAGCTGAGAAAAGTCAAACAAGCAATaatgccaagaaaaaaaaagcatataatACCAGTATCTGAGAAAAGTTAAACAAACAATAAggccaagtaaaaaaaaaagtaggaaaatgcTATCTTACATTTAGCTGATCAGTTAAATCTTGCTGAGGATGATGCTTATTTAGAAGCTCTTCAGTGGCTGACTTTTTATCTCTCATCCGCTCCAACAGTTTTCTTGACTGATAGTCctatttgatcaatgaatgaaACTAACTATTCGTTACAAAATCCAATGTCTTTGAAGTCATTTTTCAACATCTCTAGCTAAAATCTTATAATTTAATCCAACACATTACCTCTGAATATCTGAGATTTTTATCAAGAGATCTCTGATTCAACAACTGATCAAAATCAgctctcattttctcttcttcatcaGTCTCATTGTCATGTTCAGCTTCAGGTTCTTCTTTTTCAAGTTCATCCAGCCTGGACATTATACGAGCATATTCTTCATCCTTAACGGCAACCTTTGCATTGTCCTCATCCCTTCCATCGCCGAATTCAGCTTCAAGTTCTTCTTTTTCAAGTTCATCCAACCTGGACATCATACGAGCGTATTCTTCATCATCAACTGCAACTTTTGCATTGACCTCATTCCTCCCATTGCCAAGTTCTTCTTTCTCAAGTTCATCCAACCTCGACATCATATGAGCAAATTCTTCATCTTTAACTCCAACTTTTGCCTTGTCGGCTTCAGAAAACCGGGGAGCACCTTCTTTTGGTGGACCTGGAAAAGAACATTGATCCCTTAAGTGTTGATAGGCTTCAGGATAGTAATCAATTCCAACAAATTTATAGACAGATTGGGTGAGCAAATTATTGACTAGCTCAATGCTACACTTgctaaataataatattgcAAAAAGAACATTCTAGTGCATATACAGCATTCCATGCATTTATAACATTTGGCAGTTAAGATCTTGGGAGGGCCCCAAAAATATTAAGCACAACCTTTGGCAGTTTTCTAGAACAGAAGCTCATTTTTAGAAATGATTCCTTTTCCCCTCAGTAGAGGAGTTCTGTGTACAACTAatcctttcaaatttttttttttttgccaagcTCTTTACGAATTAAAACAGTGTTTtgatgaatattaatataaaggGGTCACATTATTACTCAAATCATacagcaaacaaacaaaaaacaagaagtttGATGTAAGCAAATAGTATAATCAAATCCTCCAGCACTTTTACAACTCAACTGCTTCTCAAGTTTCAGAATGAAGCTACTGACAGAAACAACAAGAGGCAAGAACCTGCCTGATTGAGATTCCCTCTCAGTAGAATTTTCCTCCACATAATCTTCCCTTATCTCTACAAGACCTTCCTGTTGTAAGTAGGAATAAAAATACCAACAGATCAATGTCTAATCATGTATAGCCATCAGATGCCTTATGAGATAAATAACACATCAAGATATGATAGAAGCTGTACTTTAAAATATAGACAGAAAGAAGCAAGCATAACGGTGCAAGTCCCTATCATGTCAGAAATAAGGCATCCTTTATCTGTTAACATTCAACCAcaaagtcatttttttttttttttttttttttgataagtaacattCAACCACAAAGTcataaaaaagagtaatgctactcttcacacccgTTGacgtgacgtgttttaagtggtttCCCATGTCagcgacttttttttttaaaaaaaaaaaagtcacttaaaatacgtcATGTAGCAAGTATGAAATGAGTATAAAAAATAGGTGTGAAGAGTGACATTACTCCATAAAGAAATTCAAGAGTAGAACTATTCTTTTATACAACCCAGTAAAACCAAGAAATATGCagttcacaaaagaaatgctgGTTCACGTGATGTGTGTATTTGCAGCATTGAGTAGCAAAAGGATACTACATCAAAGACTTATTTGCTCTAAATCACGTAGCATTATCACAAAGAACAAGCATGAGCTTATAGAGTAGATACACGATTGTCAAAACCATGCACCATTTTCAACATATTCATAGCGTACCTGTCTAATCGGAAAAGTATTAATTAATCCAACATTAACAATATTATTATACATAATCACATAGCATGCAGATGCGCATAAGCCAGAGCTCTATCAATCTAAAATTCGAGTAGCCTCCCAATTCTTTTTACTTCAATTCAAAGCAATTACCAACTTtcactttctttatttattccatCATCCAAAGTACACCAAATTGAATACAATGCATTGCTACCCCTATTTGTATAACATTCACATAGGAGTATCATATATGTGCTTCAAAACAACAAACAATTCCACAATTCGCCATAAAATCCGATCCATCTGTTGGTGTTAGTGATCTCATTGGCACAACACATACATTGTGCGACCTATTTCCTACCGGCTTAAGCTTTtggcattatttttttaaaaaaaaattgatgttttaAAATGAGTTCAATTAGACATCtccattaattaaaatgagttcAATTTGGCACCCATCGAAAACGTttgattatttgtttgtgtttccCACTACCTAAAAGAGCAACAAAAATcagtgagagagagacacacCGCAGCTTCAGAAGCCGTGGCACCGAAAAACGAAGCCTCGGCTTGAAGATCGCGCATCATGACCTTCAGAGACTCAGCTTGCGACTCCAAACCCTGCTCTCTTCTCGTCAGAATATCCACCGTCTGTCTGGACGTTCTTTCCGCATAGTAACCCTCTCCTAAAAGaacct
This window of the Corylus avellana chromosome ca5, CavTom2PMs-1.0 genome carries:
- the LOC132182799 gene encoding switch 2, which codes for MSLHLFKETLKPCTNNPSSSLSSASITHSFDPIIPRKPPKSSLSRQLLRLQDPDSLPPIQSQISTKQPQGHNGDGNEEEEEEEGQKAPEPKGFGRTTKLGQLQFDNTGPFEPLILSSQNEIPVVQVPASINCRLLEHQRGGVMFLYNLYKNNHGGILGDDMGLGKTIQTIAFLAAVYGKEGEGFHSTILKENQVGKKDPVLIICPTSVIHNWESEFSKWATFSVSVYQGANRDLIYEKLEVGAVEILITSFDTYRIHGEILSEVKWEIVIVDEAHRLKNEKSKLYGACLEIKTPKRFGLTGTVMQNKIMELFNLFDWVAPGSLGTREHFREFYDEPLKHGQRSTAPERFVRVADERKQHLVAVLRKYMLRRTKEETIGHLMMGKEDNVVFCAMSELQKRVYSRMLQLPEVQCLINKDLPCSCGSPLTQVECCKRTVPNGIIWPYLHRDNPDGCDSCPFCLVLPCLVKLQQISNHLELIKPNPKDDPDKQKKDAEFASAVFGPDIDLAGGNTQSESFMGLSDVKHCGKMRALEKLMFSWLSEGDKVLLFSYSVRMLDILEKFLIRRGYCFSRLDGSTPSNLRQSLVDDFNSSPSKQVFLISTRAGGLGLNLVSANRVVIFDPNWNPAQDLQAQDRSFRFGQKRHVVVFRLLAAGSLEELVYSRQVYKQQLSNIAVSGKMEKRYFEGVQDCKEFQGELFGICNLFRDLSDKLFTSEIIELHEKQGQEDGHHLSTKQGLTELGNNFVSSKEVDVTFSSESETRVPSDSERAKTSKPALENMGIVYAHRNEDIVNVGAGIQGKMDLSIPENDRLKQPCIPKARRSKPEFLSEKENISSIKDKKRRQYSLLAQFVGIGELEFSKWLLSATPLEREKVLRDFKKRKEKIPNG
- the LOC132181470 gene encoding uncharacterized protein LOC132181470, giving the protein MEQAAKKGTVTPLASLFPPEDTEKAVRRVKETLVEEQAELDRVQGFISDNTSLISLVQRLPEDLHHDIMVPFGKAAFFPGRLIHTNEFLVLLGEGYYAERTSRQTVDILTRREQGLESQAESLKVMMRDLQAEASFFGATASEAAEGLVEIREDYVEENSTERESQSGPPKEGAPRFSEADKAKVGVKDEEFAHMMSRLDELEKEELGNGRNEVNAKVAVDDEEYARMMSRLDELEKEELEAEFGDGRDEDNAKVAVKDEEYARIMSRLDELEKEEPEAEHDNETDEEEKMRADFDQLLNQRSLDKNLRYSEDYQSRKLLERMRDKKSATEELLNKHHPQQDLTDQLNCTGLTVQSVPKDEISHGTSLAHNAIKSSPPEKAFMISEVKENVQAANSSRSQVPDQTSKPGFDSHKAFPGSIIEHTHNIQTNFSQQSGTSSQPPSSQPSKPVSRFKMQRR